The following coding sequences are from one Bacillus solimangrovi window:
- a CDS encoding HNH endonuclease, which translates to MGKSKAIGVCELCGRRDVETTIHHLIPKEMGGTHSEVANLCIACHRQIHALYTNVELSTRLHSLCTLREDEQIKKFLKWIRKQPSEKLVTLKKSNHIRKKTH; encoded by the coding sequence ATGGGGAAGAGCAAGGCTATTGGAGTGTGCGAGTTATGTGGTAGAAGAGATGTAGAGACTACAATTCATCATCTTATTCCAAAAGAAATGGGAGGCACTCACAGTGAGGTAGCTAACCTTTGTATAGCTTGTCATCGTCAAATTCATGCGCTCTATACAAATGTTGAATTGTCAACACGGTTACATTCACTTTGTACACTAAGAGAGGATGAACAAATAAAGAAATTTTTAAAATGGATTCGTAAACAGCCATCAGAAAAATTGGTGACACTGAAAAAATCTAATCATATAAGGAAGAAGACTCACTAA
- a CDS encoding spore germination protein GerPE, protein MVRVSHVGKIDLNALSFTSTFEIGDSCQIFAFSRVFAVQRQEQIFYSEEGNFSEFPIFNRLLPHLVTTEPIVMRRNNISKKICVNNLDILGVSTASILHIGSTRCIINESRVKHIRQLTEPNDRT, encoded by the coding sequence ATGGTAAGAGTTTCTCATGTAGGTAAAATCGACCTCAATGCTTTATCCTTTACATCCACATTTGAGATTGGTGATTCGTGTCAGATTTTTGCTTTTTCAAGGGTATTTGCAGTTCAACGTCAAGAACAAATTTTTTACTCGGAAGAAGGAAACTTTTCCGAATTCCCTATTTTTAATAGATTATTGCCACATCTAGTAACAACTGAACCTATCGTAATGAGAAGGAATAATATAAGTAAAAAAATATGTGTTAATAACCTAGACATTCTTGGTGTATCAACTGCTTCTATACTTCATATTGGTTCAACAAGATGCATCATAAATGAATCGAGAGTAAAGCACATTCGACAACTCACCGAACCCAATGATCGAACATAA
- a CDS encoding spore germination protein encodes MPSIIGGPININSVSGIVNFGDSLNTSPKSASKLVTGSGGANTGNFVNTNNGISLTNNFDPDVVDQPTVGNV; translated from the coding sequence ATGCCTTCAATTATCGGTGGACCAATCAACATTAACAGTGTCAGCGGGATCGTTAATTTCGGTGATTCATTGAATACTTCTCCAAAGAGTGCTTCTAAACTCGTTACTGGTTCAGGGGGAGCTAATACTGGTAACTTCGTCAACACCAACAATGGCATTAGTTTAACAAACAACTTTGATCCAGATGTCGTCGATCAGCCCACTGTTGGAAATGTATAA
- the gerPC gene encoding spore germination protein GerPC: MWSNHHYGHYLSKLQDYIQQQTQRIDQLEETIVELKDQLSSMQNNNGNGIEKIEYHFDQLKIETLEGTLNIGLTPNTPGEIEDFINSEEALESSPQVMKTHPNLLPKIKHQMEHFLRKDCNNLIQSKANELQYPIDVTMYPFILQDIQNQLDNRIMSYLNQVTPHQVQKDGEEKVVQHICSTIQTDIENGIHTFMQNMLQKGM, translated from the coding sequence TTGTGGTCAAACCATCATTATGGTCATTATCTTTCAAAACTTCAAGACTATATTCAACAACAAACCCAACGAATCGATCAATTAGAAGAAACGATAGTTGAACTAAAAGACCAACTTTCATCGATGCAAAATAACAACGGGAATGGAATAGAGAAAATAGAGTATCATTTTGATCAACTTAAGATTGAAACACTTGAGGGAACTTTAAATATCGGACTAACTCCTAATACACCTGGAGAGATAGAGGATTTTATAAATAGTGAAGAAGCGCTAGAGTCTTCACCACAAGTCATGAAAACTCATCCAAATCTTTTGCCAAAGATAAAACATCAAATGGAGCATTTTCTAAGAAAAGATTGCAACAACCTGATCCAAAGTAAAGCAAATGAATTACAGTACCCTATCGATGTTACGATGTACCCGTTTATTTTACAAGACATACAAAATCAACTGGATAATCGAATAATGAGTTATCTAAATCAAGTTACACCTCATCAAGTCCAAAAAGATGGTGAGGAGAAAGTCGTTCAACATATTTGTTCAACCATTCAAACAGACATCGAAAATGGTATTCATACATTTATGCAAAATATGCTTCAGAAGGGAATGTGA
- a CDS encoding spore gernimation protein GerPD yields the protein MIFNVNNGELCVNNIQIDGVSTSSVVLIGDTERISLSSTFDTPPESLIIGPFVPFAPE from the coding sequence ATGATCTTCAACGTCAATAACGGTGAATTGTGTGTAAATAACATTCAGATCGACGGTGTATCAACATCTTCTGTCGTATTGATCGGTGATACTGAACGAATTAGTTTATCCTCTACTTTTGATACACCTCCTGAGTCTTTAATTATCGGACCATTTGTGCCGTTTGCACCAGAATAA